Genomic DNA from Spirochaetota bacterium:
TTTATCTCTTCGCGCAGTTCCTTGCGTATTTCCTGGTCCTGCAGATCATTGTAGCTCTTTTCCGAGAACTTCGTGCCGATGATATCCCTGAGCGCGCTCTTCCATTCGCCGAGTTCCGGGACGAATTTCTTGTTCTCTTCGTATTTCCGATCATACGCGAACGTGATCTTCAACTTCACGAAATGTGGAACGTCCTTGTCCGAGGTGTTGAGATTGAAATCGCCCATTTCGTAGTATTTCGGGGGGTCTTCCTTGACCATTTCATCGTCGATGCCGGCCTTGACGGACCCCGACCCTGACTGCAGGCTTGTGACGATGATCGATGTCACTACCGCCACGATGATGACGACAACAACGCCGATGCTTATGGTGAGGATACGGACGATAAGCGGGCTTAATGCGAAGCCTTTTTTCGGGGCTTTCGCAGCAGCTTCGCCTTCTTCCTCTTCCTTCTCGTCCCCAATCAGTTCTTCATCATCGGGTTTCTTCTTTTCATCGTCGCCCATGGAGCACCTCTTTAATGGCCGCGGTTACAAAATATCACAACGCATGTAAATGTCAATAACCGGCCGGTCTTATGTTAACTACCGGAGGCCGGATGCGTACCGACCCCACGGTGCAATTATCGGCATATTTGAAAGCGGCCTCAAGGTATTTTTAGCGTCCGCTGCCTGTTCCGTGCGCGCTCGCTATTGCTTGAGCACTTGTTCTTTCATCCGCTGGTAGAAGGAAAACCCGTCATCCCCGCCGGCCGTCGGTGCATCAATGGATGAATCGAGGTTATCGGAGGGTATATCGGTCAGGAATTTCGATGGTGCCGTATCGATCGTTTTCCCCTGTCTGGTTCGGTTCATAGCATACGAAAGCGTTAATCCCTTCCGGGCCCGTGTTATTGCCACATAGCATAGCCGGCGCTCCTCTTCGATCTCACCAGGTGTAACACTTTTGTAATGGGGTAAAATCCCTTCTTCGACGCCGACAAGGTATACATACGGGAATTCCAGACCTTTTGAGGAATGGATGCTGAGCAGGGTGACACCCTCGCTTTCTTCCTCCTCCTGGTCATTCATCAGCAGTATGGCATCCAGATATCCCTTCAGCGACGGTTCGCGCACGCTTTTCTGATACTGCGCCATGCCGTTGACGAGTTCCTCGATGTTCTCGAGCTTTTTCTGCGCTTTATCCTTGGTATCGCTCTCATTGAGCACTTCGCTGTGATATGCGGTCTCTTCGAGAAAGGCATTCACAATGCCGGCGACGTCTTTGCCTTCTTTTGCCAGCTCATTGTATTTCTGTATCAACCGTACAAGCTCGATGATGCCGCGCTGTGCCTTCTCCGGTATATCGGGGAGGTTGATCGCGGTAAGGAGCACCTCATAGAGCGGCAGGTTCTTCGTGATAGCTTCCTGCGTGAGTTTTGCGACCGTTCCATCGCCGATGCCGCGACGCGGGAAATTGATGATACGCAGGAGCGAGACTTCATCCTCCGGGTTGACGAAAAGCTTGCAGTAGGCGAGAACGTCCTTCACCTCTTTGCGGTCGTAGAACTCGAAAGCGCCGACCACGGTATAGGATATCTTACGGATGCGCAATTCCTCCTCGAAGGGGCGGGACTGCGAATTCATACGGAACAGTATTGCAAAATCCTTATAAGGAATGCCGTTCATCGTGGCTTTGGTCAAAATATCATCGCCGACCGCGGTGGCTTCGGCCCGATCATTCTCAGCGGCGAACAATCGCGGTTTCGTCCCCTCGCCGGCGTTCGTGAAGAGCGTCTTCGCGCGGCGGTTCTCGTTCTTCCGTATGAGCGCATTGGCCACCGTGAGTATGGCCGAGGTGGAGCGATAATTCTCTTCCAGGCGGATTATCTTCGCATTGGGATAATCCCGCTCGAAGGAAAGTATGATGGATACGTCCGATCCCCGGAATCCGTATATCGATTGATCGTCGTCGCCGACAACGGCGAGGTTTTTGTACTTATCCGCGAGCAGTTTCACGAGCCGGTACTGTGAGGGGTTGGTATCCTGATATTCGTCTATCATGATATAGCGGAAACGCTCGCGGTATCGTTCAAGCACTTCGGGATGCGATTCATACAGCTCAATGACGAGATTGATGAGGTCATTGAAGTCGACGGCATTGTAGCCTTTCAGATATTTCTGATACAGGCGATATACCGTAGCCGCCGAGATCTCGAAATCGTTCTCCGGCATCACCTTGCCGGGGTGGATGAACCTGTTCTTCCATTGATCGATGCGGTAGAGGAACAGCCCTTCGTCGAAATGATTTATCGAAACCTTGGCTTCCTTCATGGCATTACGAACGAGGGCGCGCTGATCGGATGTATCATAAATGGTGAAATTCTTCTTGTATCCGAGTTTGTCGATATCATGTTTGAGCACGCGCAGACAGAAGGAATGGAACGTGCTTGCGACAAGGTTCTTCGGTTTTGAGCCTACGGTAAGTTTCACGCGTTCGCGCATCTCGGCCGCTGCTTTGTTCGTGAACGTTACGGCGAGTATCGCCGAGGGCGGTACTCCGCGCTCTATCAATCGAGCAATGCGGTAGGTGATAACACGTGTTTTCCCGCTCCCCGCACCGGCGAGGATGAGGAGCGCTCCGTCCTTATGCTCGACCGCTTCACGCTGGGGTGCATTCAATGATTCTCTTGGCTGCACGTCGACTCGCTTATGTTAACTTGATGCGGCGTACTATATCGTGCTGCGGGGTAAAAAGCAATGAGCGGCAGCGACCCAAAACATCACATAAGGATAAAGAGAAACCACCGAGAGAAGACCGAGAGGACACAGAGAGAAAAAAATAAAGAATCACCCGTTGGGTGAAAACCAATTCCCGCAGTTTCTCTGTGTTCTCCTGTCTTTTCTCCGTGCTTCTCCGTGGTTGCATTTTTCTTACATGAGGATTTGGGAGCGAAAAACATATCCGCTCAAATAACCGGTGCCGGACAAGTGTCTGATAACTATCAGCAGCGTCCGTAATGGAGACCTGTTTCGTACATCGCAAGCACATTCGCGACCGGCGTATTATCCTGTATCATATGCGTCGGGGCAAAACAGTATCCGCCGCCCGGTTTCATGATATCGATAGTGTTTTTACAGTCTTCGATACATGCGTCTACGGAACCGAATGACAGCGGTCCCGCGGTGGAAATACAGCCGTGGAATGCCAATCGCCCGCCGAAATTCCGTTTCAGATATGCCGGGGCCATCTGTTTGGCTTCCGGCTGCAGGGTGTCCACAGCGCGAACGCCCATGTCGATGAAATCCTCATACGCCCAACTCGATGATCCGCAGGTATGCACCATAACGGGAATGCCGTAACGCGCCGCGAGGTCAATGAAGCGCTTCTGATGCGGGCGTATCCATTCCCGATACATATCCTTACTTATCATCGGTCCCTGCTGTGTGCCGAGGTCCTCGCCTATCCAGAGAATATCGATGCCGCCGGCGGAGGCCGCGAGCGTGCGTTCCGTCCGTGAGAACTGAACATCGACATAACGTTCGATGAGCATTCTGAGCGCGTCGGAGCCGAGCGCCATATCGAGGAATACTTTCTCCATGCCGGTCAAACGGCCGATGCCGTTGAGAATATCGACGAGCCCCGCACCTCCCGCGAAGACAGAGAACGCAGCGTGTTTTCTGCAATGCTCCCCGACACGTGAATAATCATAATCGTCGGGGGACGGCAGGGGATATGTTCTCGCGATGTCGGCAGTGAGCTCGGAAAGCGGGAATTCGCAGAAGTCCTGATAACCGCCGTTCCCGTGATCGACCCAGCGTGTGCGTATGCCCCAGTCCGGAGATACCGATATCGTCTTGTCCGCATTCTCGGCATGAAGCCTCTTCCCTACATACGGAACATGCACGGACCGGATATCGATATTGAGCGCGGTAAGGAGCGCCTCATGCGCCGATGCCCCGTCACCAATGGCGAAATGCTCGAGGAGCTTCCGATAGATGCCTGGATTCGCGGAGAATCCCATCGGTATCCTATCCGTTCCTTCATGGCGCAATGTCCGCCGTACACGTTCCTTCGCGTTCATGGCAGCCTCCTGTCGTACTGCATACAAAATAATGGTCATTGGCAGGGAAGTGAATGGATACAAAACGCATGATTTGTCTTTTTGTGTCAGCCGTATATACTGCCATGAGGAGAGACACAATGGCGGTCGTATGGCCCCGGGCGATAATTCTGCATGCCAATCATGCCGTTGTCACCGAACACATCGGCCCGCATGGCCCGGTACGTTCGCGGATGCTCCTCTGGTGCAATGCCGGAAGCGGGTATATCACGGTGAACGGCGAACGATATGCGATATCGCCGCAGGTGTTCTTCTTTCTGCCGTGGGACAGGATGATACGTTATCATCCGTCAGGGAAGCGCCCGCTTCTGCTCGGCGGCATACATATCATACCCGACCATACATCCCGAAAGCCGGTGTACGAGATAGCGCACAGCAGACGTCACGCGCTCTTTCAGGATGCATCGCGCCGCGACAGGGGTGAATTCCCCGGCATCGTAGAGGGGCGTCCGTCGGCAGCGATGCTTCATTCGGCGGAATACATCGTATCGCGTTGGCAGCGGGGCGGGATGATCCCCGCGCTTGCGCGTTCACTCGCAGCCGTGGTCATGGATGAGATAGTGAATTGTGTTGACAGCGACAAAAATAAGCGGGAAATTCCGCAGCCGATACGTGAACTTGCCGCTACTGTCGATTCGATGCCTGCCGAAGGACACGATATCGATTCCATGCGTAGAGCATGTTCGATGAGCAGATCGACGCTGACACGGCTGTTCAAACGGCATTACGGCATATCACCGATGCAGTATGTGCTCAGGGCGAGGATAGCGCGTGCAGCGGAGCTCCTTGCCACGACAACGATGCCCGTCGCTTCGGTCGGAGAGGCATCCGGCATTCCCGATCAATATCACTTTTCGAGGATGTTCAAGCAGCTGAAGGGCGTGCCGCCGCGCGTCTATCGCGAACGCAACGGGATATAAGTCCGGTACTCGCACGTGTGATCGCAGCTGTTGCGCCCATCGATTTGCATTTTGTCAACCATTGCAGTACTATACCATCCATCGCTAGGAGAATATCGAAATGAGACCAAATGCATTCGCTGTACGCGGCATCATCGCGCTTTCGGTCATCGGACTTGGACTTGCTGCCGGTGTGGTCACTATCGCATTATCGCCGCGTTCTTCTCCGAAGGAGAGCGCCTCGACACAACCGATGGCGTTCACGAAGCCGGGTGTCGCCATCATCGATGTGAACGACATACTGTCGCTTGAGCGCGGCAATTCATTCTTTGGAGAAACGCTCGCCTCGTCCGCCGAATCCATAATCGGTGCGCTCGATTCCTACGGTGATGACCCGCGTGTACGGGCCATCGTGCTCTCCGTGAATTGCCCCGGCGGAACGCCGTCGGCATGCGAAGAGATATACCGCAAGATGATGGAACTCAAGAAAGACCGTAAGATGAAATTCGTCGCGTACTTCAAGGAAGTCGCTGCTTCCGGGGCATACTATATTTCGATGCCTGCGGACAGGATAGTGACGACATCGGGGTGCATCACCGGGAGCGTGGGCGTCATCATGTACACGCTCAATTTCAGCGGGCTCATGGAACGCTTCGGCGTGAAATATCAGGGGTACACGAGCGGGCGCAATAAGGACATGGGTTCGCCGTATCGAAAAGCGCGTGAAGATGAGACCGAGTATTTCAATGAGATGATACGTACGGTATATGCGGATTTCAGGAACGTAGTGATGCTTTCCCGCGGTTCAAAGTTGCGGGGTGATCCATCAGCGCTTCTCGACGGCAGGATATTCAGCGGCGCACAGGCGGTGCGCAACGGCATCGCCGATATGATCGGCACCGAGCATGACGCCATCGCCGAGGCGTGCAAGCTTGCCGGGCTCGATCCATCCGAACCGGTCATCATTGAACACCGTAATGATGGTAATTTCATGGAGCAGCTGAAGCGCGCCATGGGCGCTGTCGCGGATAAAAAGATCGATGTGAAGACAGGGATAGAGAGCGTGCTCCCGTCAAAATATTCCGGAGTACCGCTCTATCTCTATTCCGCAGGTCAGCGATAATGAACGCATTCGCCGAATATCTCTACAGCATCATCGTATCGCCGCGTCGTACGGCGGCATTGCTCGGCGAGCACGATGTGCCCATAGGCCTCGGCCTTTTCGCGATAGGTGCATCATCGCTCGCCGTTTCACTTGCAGTGATAATGCGGCTGCCGATGCATCCGATCGCGGCTGTCATCGCGCTCATTGCTTCCATTCTGCTCCTTCTAATATCGGCAGCGATACGCACGGCGCTGATATCACTGGTGTCGATCATCGGGCTGAAATACCGGCGCGGCAGGAGCCTTCGAACGTTCTTTACTGCATCGCTCTCGATCAATGCGCTCCTCATCTATCTTCTTCCCGCAGCTTTTCTCCTGCTGCTCGCGCGTCAGCCGGCGATCTATCTCATTGTGTATGCCGCTGTCTCTATCGCCATGTTCGTCTGCATCATACGTGTCGTTGAACAGCATTTCACGTTCCGTTCGCCGTTCGCCGCCGCAGCCGCCGCCATACTCCCCGCGGTCATGGACGCGCTGATAATGGGCGCGGTCCTCGTGCTCGCCGTTGTCCTCGGCGGCAGCATGGTGGTCGTTCACTGATCATGCGCGGGTACATCATCACACGCTATATATTCAGGGAAGCGCTCGGCCCCTTCATCGTCGGCGCATTCTTTTTCACGTTCGTCATACTCATCATCGGGCCCCTGCCGGTCACGATACGGCTCATCCTTGAGCGCGGTGTTGCGTTCGTGCAGGGGATGGAACTGCTCATGTATCTCATGCCGTGCTATCTCGCCATAACGCTCCCCATGGGCGTGCTTATGGGGAGCATTATGGCGTACGGGCGTATTTCCGGGGATAGCGAAGTGGTGGCAATGAAGGCGCTCGGCATATCGCTTACCGGCATATACCGTCCCATCGCGATATTCGGCATATCGTTCTTTGTGATAATGACGCTCTTCAACGATGTCATCATGCCCGAATCCAATTATCGATACCGTGCGCTCTGGATATATACGCTCAATTCACAGCCGTCGGTCGCCGTTGAGAAATATCGCTTTGTCAAGCCGCCGGGCGGTACGCGGGCCATATCGGCCACCGGCATGTCCGGCAGATCGCTCTCGAACGTCACCATATTCGACAATGAGTCATCGGCGAATTCCGTGCTGATAACCGCAGCGAGCGGCACCTGGAGCAATAATCAGGCGAATTCACGCATCATAAGCCTCATGCTCAGGAACGGCCTTATCCAGGAGACCGACCGCGATGATCCCATGCGTTCGACCTATACGCCGTTCACGCATATCGTCGTCAATATCAATAGAAGCATCAATGATACCATTGGGTTTCACGGAAGGGGCGATCTGGAAGTGCCTTCATGGGAGATCATGAAACGCATCATCACCGGGAAGAAAAGCAACGCGCCGCGTGATGAGATGAAGGAGCACATGATACATCTCAACAATCGATATGCCATACCCTTTGCCTGTCTTATACTCGCCCTGCTCGGAGGACCGCTCGGCACGATATCGCGGAGAAGCGGCAAGGGCGTGGGCTTCGGCATCTCGGTAGTGGTGGTCTTCGTGTATTATGCCTTCCTCATCGGCGGGGAAATGCTCGGGCGTACGACGCAATTGCCCGCATGGTTCACCGTATGGCTCCCCAATATCGCCCTCGGCGCAGCAGCGGTGTTCTTCTATCAGCGATTGTTCATTGCCGAAGGAAAGTAGCGCTGCCCGGCGGCTGAACGGATCGATGTTCCCGGCAACTTCACATTTTATAGAAAATACGCTATAATCCTGCCATCTCTCCCTATAGGGTACACCATGAGCATGCCATTTATTCTGTACTTCGCGGTGAACACGGCTATTTTTATCACGCTGGCCACGCTGGTTTTTTTCGCATTGCAGTATCCGTGGATCTATAAGACATTCCGTGAGCCGCGCTATGACAGGAAGTATATACCGTCGGTCGCGCTTTTCCTGCCGTGCAAGGGGGCGCCGAAGGATTTCGCCGGCAATATAAAGTCGGTGCTTGCGATAAAGTACAATCCGATACGGCTCTTTTTCCTTGTCGAGGACGAGCATGATGCAGCCTATGCGGTGCTGCGCAAGGCGATACGAGGGCACAAGAACGCCCGATTGATAAAGACAGGCCGTGCCGTTTCATGCGGGCAGAAGAATTTCAATCTCGTCAAAGGTGTCAAGGCGGCCGGCAAGAAAGAGGAGCTATTCGTTTTCATGGACAGCGACATCGAGGTGAGCGCACGATGGATAAAAGACCTCGTACTGCCGCTCTCCGACAAAAAGGTCATGCTCACCACGGGCTGCATGTGGCTTTCGCTTCACACACGATCGTTCGGCGAGCGTGTGCACTCCTACATGGTGGCGCTGCAGCATTCCCTCATGTACTTCATGCCGGTGTCGGCCGTATGGGGCGGGTGCATGGCGATACGCCGCGTCGATTACGAGCGGCTTAATATGATGAAGATATGGCTCGGCAATGTATCCGACGATATGGGCATGCAGTCGACGCTCATGCTGAACCGCGCGAAAGTGGTCATGGTGCCCACCTGTGAGGGGCATGGCCGTGATCCGTTCCCGCGGCTCGGACCGACGCTTGATTGGATAACCCGTCAGGGTCTTATGGTTAAGAACTATCTCCGCCCGCTCTGGGTGTTCGCGCTGGTGCTTCTCGGTTATCTCTCGGCGCAATTCATTCTCTTCCCGGCGGCCGTCGTATATACCGTACAGCACCCGACGATGGTCACCATCCCGGTGACGGCCATGCTCGGCTCTACGATACTCACCATCATGGCCGCATCGACGCTCATACGATGGCGGATAAAGGATAATCATTCAAGGCTGACATGGTTCGTGTTCTCACCGGCGTATTTTCTCCTGACGGCGTTCGCTTTGTTCCGGACATTGTTCACCAATGTCGTGCACTGGAGCGGGATAACATACTATCTCTCGTTCTTCGGAAGCGTGAAGCGCATCGAACGAAAAGACTGAAGCGCTGCACGGCACCCCATGGCTGAACGGAAGGCGCGGAAGAAAAAATCGGTTCCCCATACCGCACAGGCGGTCGTTGCACAAGCCGCACATGCGTCATCAACGGTGAAAAAGCGCCTCAACATACTGTTCGTCGCCTCCGAGATGGCGCCGTACATCAAGTCCGGCGGCCTTGCCGATATCGTCGGTTCCTTGCCCGGCCATCTTGCGAAGAGCGGCCACGATGTCCGTATCGTAATACCGAAATATCGCGACATCGATCTGCATGGCCATGCGATGAGACCGGCGGTAGTGCCCATGGGCGTATGGATGGGGACGAACCAGG
This window encodes:
- a CDS encoding flagellar basal body-associated FliL family protein, whose product is MGDDEKKKPDDEELIGDEKEEEEGEAAAKAPKKGFALSPLIVRILTISIGVVVVIIVAVVTSIIVTSLQSGSGSVKAGIDDEMVKEDPPKYYEMGDFNLNTSDKDVPHFVKLKITFAYDRKYEENKKFVPELGEWKSALRDIIGTKFSEKSYNDLQDQEIRKELREEIKNEINKKVRHGEVSDVLFDDFLLN
- a CDS encoding UvrD-helicase domain-containing protein gives rise to the protein MNAPQREAVEHKDGALLILAGAGSGKTRVITYRIARLIERGVPPSAILAVTFTNKAAAEMRERVKLTVGSKPKNLVASTFHSFCLRVLKHDIDKLGYKKNFTIYDTSDQRALVRNAMKEAKVSINHFDEGLFLYRIDQWKNRFIHPGKVMPENDFEISAATVYRLYQKYLKGYNAVDFNDLINLVIELYESHPEVLERYRERFRYIMIDEYQDTNPSQYRLVKLLADKYKNLAVVGDDDQSIYGFRGSDVSIILSFERDYPNAKIIRLEENYRSTSAILTVANALIRKNENRRAKTLFTNAGEGTKPRLFAAENDRAEATAVGDDILTKATMNGIPYKDFAILFRMNSQSRPFEEELRIRKISYTVVGAFEFYDRKEVKDVLAYCKLFVNPEDEVSLLRIINFPRRGIGDGTVAKLTQEAITKNLPLYEVLLTAINLPDIPEKAQRGIIELVRLIQKYNELAKEGKDVAGIVNAFLEETAYHSEVLNESDTKDKAQKKLENIEELVNGMAQYQKSVREPSLKGYLDAILLMNDQEEEESEGVTLLSIHSSKGLEFPYVYLVGVEEGILPHYKSVTPGEIEEERRLCYVAITRARKGLTLSYAMNRTRQGKTIDTAPSKFLTDIPSDNLDSSIDAPTAGGDDGFSFYQRMKEQVLKQ
- a CDS encoding uroporphyrinogen decarboxylase family protein, which codes for MNAKERVRRTLRHEGTDRIPMGFSANPGIYRKLLEHFAIGDGASAHEALLTALNIDIRSVHVPYVGKRLHAENADKTISVSPDWGIRTRWVDHGNGGYQDFCEFPLSELTADIARTYPLPSPDDYDYSRVGEHCRKHAAFSVFAGGAGLVDILNGIGRLTGMEKVFLDMALGSDALRMLIERYVDVQFSRTERTLAASAGGIDILWIGEDLGTQQGPMISKDMYREWIRPHQKRFIDLAARYGIPVMVHTCGSSSWAYEDFIDMGVRAVDTLQPEAKQMAPAYLKRNFGGRLAFHGCISTAGPLSFGSVDACIEDCKNTIDIMKPGGGYCFAPTHMIQDNTPVANVLAMYETGLHYGRC
- a CDS encoding AraC family transcriptional regulator; its protein translation is MAVVWPRAIILHANHAVVTEHIGPHGPVRSRMLLWCNAGSGYITVNGERYAISPQVFFFLPWDRMIRYHPSGKRPLLLGGIHIIPDHTSRKPVYEIAHSRRHALFQDASRRDRGEFPGIVEGRPSAAMLHSAEYIVSRWQRGGMIPALARSLAAVVMDEIVNCVDSDKNKREIPQPIRELAATVDSMPAEGHDIDSMRRACSMSRSTLTRLFKRHYGISPMQYVLRARIARAAELLATTTMPVASVGEASGIPDQYHFSRMFKQLKGVPPRVYRERNGI
- the sppA gene encoding signal peptide peptidase SppA — protein: MRPNAFAVRGIIALSVIGLGLAAGVVTIALSPRSSPKESASTQPMAFTKPGVAIIDVNDILSLERGNSFFGETLASSAESIIGALDSYGDDPRVRAIVLSVNCPGGTPSACEEIYRKMMELKKDRKMKFVAYFKEVAASGAYYISMPADRIVTTSGCITGSVGVIMYTLNFSGLMERFGVKYQGYTSGRNKDMGSPYRKAREDETEYFNEMIRTVYADFRNVVMLSRGSKLRGDPSALLDGRIFSGAQAVRNGIADMIGTEHDAIAEACKLAGLDPSEPVIIEHRNDGNFMEQLKRAMGAVADKKIDVKTGIESVLPSKYSGVPLYLYSAGQR
- a CDS encoding LptF/LptG family permease; translation: MRGYIITRYIFREALGPFIVGAFFFTFVILIIGPLPVTIRLILERGVAFVQGMELLMYLMPCYLAITLPMGVLMGSIMAYGRISGDSEVVAMKALGISLTGIYRPIAIFGISFFVIMTLFNDVIMPESNYRYRALWIYTLNSQPSVAVEKYRFVKPPGGTRAISATGMSGRSLSNVTIFDNESSANSVLITAASGTWSNNQANSRIISLMLRNGLIQETDRDDPMRSTYTPFTHIVVNINRSINDTIGFHGRGDLEVPSWEIMKRIITGKKSNAPRDEMKEHMIHLNNRYAIPFACLILALLGGPLGTISRRSGKGVGFGISVVVVFVYYAFLIGGEMLGRTTQLPAWFTVWLPNIALGAAAVFFYQRLFIAEGK
- a CDS encoding glycosyltransferase family 2 protein, encoding MSMPFILYFAVNTAIFITLATLVFFALQYPWIYKTFREPRYDRKYIPSVALFLPCKGAPKDFAGNIKSVLAIKYNPIRLFFLVEDEHDAAYAVLRKAIRGHKNARLIKTGRAVSCGQKNFNLVKGVKAAGKKEELFVFMDSDIEVSARWIKDLVLPLSDKKVMLTTGCMWLSLHTRSFGERVHSYMVALQHSLMYFMPVSAVWGGCMAIRRVDYERLNMMKIWLGNVSDDMGMQSTLMLNRAKVVMVPTCEGHGRDPFPRLGPTLDWITRQGLMVKNYLRPLWVFALVLLGYLSAQFILFPAAVVYTVQHPTMVTIPVTAMLGSTILTIMAASTLIRWRIKDNHSRLTWFVFSPAYFLLTAFALFRTLFTNVVHWSGITYYLSFFGSVKRIERKD